The stretch of DNA CAAGCTCGGAGCGAGGCTCACCACTCTTACCCAGGAGCAGGCGGACTACATCGGTGTCCCCGTCGAGGGGCCGTACAAGGCCGACCATTACCGCTACTAGGCCGCTCAGATACCCGAGGACAAGAAAGCCCCGCCGATCCGGCGGGGCTTTCTTGTTTTGCCCGGCTCCTTACCTGAAAGAAAGTCGAGCCCCTATTACGGATGGCCAGCTTCTGAGACACGGCGCCACGAAGTTCTCAGGGGGCCGACAGGTGGTGGTTTGCAGTCCTCTTGCCGTCGGGATTGACGATAAGCAGGGTCAGGTCCTTGGGTTGGCTGCTGTAGGGATAGCGGTTGTAGATGAGTGTGGCGCAGTCGACGTAGACGGTGTGGTCACCGATTCTCTGGAATCCCCGCGCGGTCGATGGTGCCTTTGAAAAGATGAAATTCTGCTGGGGAGGGGTGTCGGAGAAGCCGATCGCGCTTTCGGTGACGACGAGGGCCGAGTTGGGAAAGAAGTTCTTCCCGGTGATGATCAGTTGGTAGTAGCTGACGAAATCCTCGCCCTGGGTCACGCTGTCGATTTTCGGGATGTCGTTGACCCACAGCGATTGGGGGAGAGAGCGGGCTCCGCCGGGATTGACCACCTGGATGCCGTAGATGCCGGCCGCCAGGGAAGGGGGCCTGAAGGCGAGACGGCCCTGGTCGATCCTTTCGTGGGGCAGGATCTTGCTGTCCAGCAGGAGGCTGGCGCCGGGGAGCACATGGTGGATCTCCGCGACCACACGGTGGTCGGGATCGAGTGAGCAGGTTTCGAGGTTGCGCGGGTCGAGGGAGATGATTCGGGGGGTCGGTTCGATGACCGTGAGGGTGTGCGTGCCTGCCGAGACGGACTCGCCCTCCTGTACCAGCAGGGTGTATTCGCCCTCCAGCAGGGCCGGGACGGTGAAAACAAGCTTGTCCGTCTGCCTGTCTTTCGGCTCCACGGCCTGGTCGCCGAGGACCACCAGGGCGTCTTCGCCAAAGGGGCCGCCGGTGATCGTTACGGACCCTCCGGGGACCGTTCTGGCCGGGTAGACGGCGGTGATTTCCTGGGCCAGGGAGACGACCGGGAGGACCAGCCCCAGGGCAAGGAATATTCGGACAAAATGCATGGCGCCATCCTTGAGTTGAGGTTCTGTTCTAATTGAACCACAAAAAGGGGCGCCCACAAGGCAATTGCCGCTTCTCCATGCTTCGTGTAGGTGGAGCGCGGGCGGTACGGGGAAATCCGCGACAACTGGCCTGGGGGGGGTTAGTCTCTTGCTGTTAGCAGGAGCCAGACGCCGATCAGGGCGAAGAGAAGGTTGGCGGACCAGGCCGCGACCAGGGGAGGGACGACGGCGGCGTAGCCGAAGGCCAGGAGCATTGCCTGGATGATGTGGTAGGTGATGCCGATGCCGACGCTCAGGGCGATTCCCACGGCAAGATTGGCCCCGCGTCCCTTGTGCAGGGCAAAGGGGATTCCGAGAAAGGCCATGATGAGGTTGGCAAAGGGCGTTGCCAGGCGGGCTTGGAGATCGACTCTGAAACGGGTGGGGTTGAAGCCTTCGTTTTCCAGTTTGTGGACCTGCCCTGCCAGTTCGCGGTATCCCATCTCCTCGGTGCGCGGACGAGGGGTCCTGAAATCTTCCGGGGTTTTGCTCAAGGAAATGGTCATGAGGGGGTAACGGTCCACCCCGGAGATGCCCATCGGAGGCGGAGCGATGGAGCGTTCGGTAATGTTCCGGAATGTCCAGCTTCCGGCGGAATAGCTTGCGGCGGGGGCGTCGATGCGGCGCTGCAGATGAAACTGGGGGTCGAATTCGAAAAGCGAGATTCCCTGCAGGGCGTTTTGCTCGGGCTGGGCGAGGCGAATGTTGACGATGGTGTTTCCCTCTCGATACCAGATCCTGTCCCGCCTGGCAGAGATCTCAGGTTTTCCCTGGACGTCCACCCGGAGAGTGTGGTTGGCCTGTCGGGCGCATACCGGAACCAGGAACTCGTTGCTCAGCAGGACCACGACGGAGATGGCGAGGGAAACATGAAGAAGGGGCATGGTCAGTCGCCACAGGCCCACACCTCCGGAGCGCATGGCCGTCAGTTCGTTGGTGCGGGACAGGCCTCCGAGGGTCAGGAAGACCCCGAGCAGGACTGCGAGGGGAACGATCTGAACGACGATGACCGGGATACTGTTAGCGAAATAGACAAAGTAGGCGGCCAGGGGCGCCTGATGCTCGATGAAGTCATCGGCCTTCTCGAAAAAATCGACGAGAAGGTACAGTCCGGTGAAGGCTCCGAGGGCAAGGATAAAGAAGCGCCGGAAATGGCCCAGTATGTAGCGGGTAAGGAGGGTCAACGGTTTATCTCCCGGCCTTGCGGATGAAGAAGGTTTTGGCCTTGTTCAGGCGGTCGGGAATCCAGTCCATGAGGGCCGGGCGTTTCTCCTGGGCGGTCAGGCGAAAAAGGACCACCCCGGCTATGAGGCCAAGGATGTTTGGTGTCCAGATGGCGAGGGCGGGTGGAAACATCCCCTCTTCGGCTACGGTTTTTGCTCCGGAAAAAAGGAGGAAATAGATCAGGGCGACCCCCAGGGCCAGAGAGAATCCGGCCCCTCGCCCGGTGCGACTGGAATGGACGCCGAGAGGGACCCCGATGAGGGCGAAGAGCAGAGGGGCCATCGGCAGGGCGAACCTTTTGTGCAGCTCTGCGGTGAGGCCGGGGTCGTTGGCCCGGTTATTGTCGTCGAGAAGGGTCGCGCGAAGCTTCGCCGTGGTCATTTCCTTGGCTTTTTGAGGGCGGGTTTTCGACGGGGCCAACTCTCGGCCCATGTTGAGGTTGACGTCGTAGACATCGAAGCTGACGATCTGGTAGGAGTCGCCCTCTCTGTCCTGAGGCCTGCGGTGGATGGCCCCGTCCTCCATGCGCAGGGTCAGGGTCAGGGCTTCGCGGTCGGATATGATGCGCCCTCCACGGGCCAGGATGATGGCTGGGGTGCTCCCTTCTCTTTCGTCGGAGATGAAGAGGCCTTCCATGGTGCCGGTTCGTTCCTGGATGTCGTTGGCGTACAGTACCAGGCCTTCGAATTCATCGTTGAAGACCCGGGGCTGGATGCCGACGCTGGCCCTGCTCGAGGCGATTTTGAATACCTGATGGCGGAAGCTGGCACGGCTCGTGGGTTCGGCCCACAGGGTGAGGTAACCTGTTGCCAGGCTGGCCAGAACGGACAGCGCCAGAACCGGTCTGAACATCTGCGCGAGGCTGACGCCGCTCGAATTAAGGGCGATGATTTCGCTGTCGGCGGAAAGGCGGCTGAAGGCGAGGAGAACCCCGAGGAGGAAAGCCAGGGGGATTGTTATGACCAGGAAGGCAGGCATCAGGGAGAGGAAAAGCTCTACGATCTCTCCGGCGGGCACCCCCTTGTTGATGACCATCTCCACCAGTTTCAGGACGCGCCCCATGAGGAGAACGAAGGTGAAAATCAGCAAGCCCAACCCCGCAGGGACTGTAACTTCTCGGGCGATATAGCGGTGGATTCGAGTGGCCGACATGGGCGCAGATGTTATTACAGTTAAGGGGGGTTGTAAACCGGATTTGCAGCGATTTTTCCCTTGCCAGGGTAGAGGCGCCATGATATATACGTTTGCTGTCCCAAAAATCGCACGTTCTCCTGATCCGACCGGATGGTGCCCTTGTTTTTCGGGGTTCCGGCGGGGAAGACGGAGGGCGGAGGCTACCAACCGAAAGAAGGAGAGAAAACCATGGCACAGATCACAATGAAGCAACTCCTGGAGGCCGGCGTTCACTTCGGCCACCAGACCAAGCGCTGGAACCCCAAGATGAAGCCTTATATCTTCGGGGCTCGCAACGGCATCTACATCATCGACCTGCAGAAAACGGTTCGTTACTTCAGGACCGCTTACAGCTTTATACAGGGTATCGTCGAGAAGGGGGACAAGGTCCTCTTCGTCGGCACCAAGAAGCAGGCGCAGGACTCCATCGTCGAAGAGGCGGCCCGCGCAGATCAGTATTACGTAAACAACCGCTGGCTTGGCGGCATGCTCACCAATTTTGCTACCATCAAGGGGAGCATCGATCGTCTCAAGAAGATCGAAACCATGGCCAGCGACGGCACCTACGACCTGTTGACCAAGAAAGAGGCGCTGGAGCTGGAGCGCGAGCGAATCAAGCTTGAGAAGAACCTGGGCGGGATCAAGGGAATGACCAAGCTGCCCGGTGCCATTTTCGTCATTGACCCCAAGAAAGAGACCATCGGCGTCAAAGAAGCCCGCAAACTCGGTATCCCCGTCGTTGCCGTTGTCGATACCAACTGCGATCCCCAGGACATCGACTACATCATCCCGGGCAACGATGACGCGATTCGCGCCATCCGCCTGTTCGCTTCGCGCATGGCCGATGCCTGCATCGATGGTGCGGAGGCTCGTCAGGCCGCCTTGCGCACCGAGTCTGAAGGCAAGGAGCCCGCTGTCGAGGAGAAGGCCGCCCCGGCAGCCGCAGAGGCCGCCCCGGCAGCCCCGGCAGCCCCGGCAGCCCCGGCAGCCCCGGCAGCCCCGGCAGCCCCGGCAGCCCCGGCAGCCGCAGAGGCCGCTCCGGCAGCCGCAGAGGCCGCTCCCGAAAAGCCTGCTACCGAATCCTGATAAGTTGTTCGAGACGGACATGAAAGGCGACCGGGCCCCCTGGTCGCCTTTTTTCCGAATGTCCTTGAACGCTCAATATCCCTAATTTGACCGACTTAAACACGATAGAGGAGGAACCAGTGGCCAAAATAACTGCATCGATGGTTGCTGAACTGCGTGCCAAGACTGGCGCAGGAATGATGGACTGCAAGAAGGCATTGAACGAAACCAACGGGAACATCGAGGAGGCTGTCGATTTCCTGCGCAAGAAGGGACTCTCTTCCGCCGCCAAGAAATCGGGGCGCATCGCCTCCGAGGGCATGGTCGCAGCAATCGGCAACGGCAACTGCGGCGTGTTGGTCGAGGTGAATGCCGAGACCGACTTCGTGGCCAAGAACGAGGGCTTTCAGAAATTTGCCGCCGGTGTGGCACAGGCCGCTCTGGATGCGGCGCCTGCCGACCTGGATGCACTCCTGGCCTCTGACTTCCCCGGCACCGGCCGGACCGTCGGGGAGGAACAGACCCATCAGGTCGCCACCATTGGCGAGAATATCAACGTCCGTCGCTTCGCCCGCTCCGAGGTCCCCGAGGGGGCAGTCGTCTCCTATGTTCACGGTGCCGGCAAGATCGGGGTCCTGGTCGAGCTGACCTGCGCCAATGGCGACGACGAGCGTCTCTCTACCCTGGGCCGGCAGCTTGCCATGCACGTGGCGGCCGCCAATCCCCAGTATCTGAGCAGGGATCAAGTCCCCGGCGACGTGGTGGAAAAAGAGAAGGAGATCATGCGGGTCAAGGCCAAGGACAGCGGCAAGCCCGACAACATCGTCGAGAAAATCATTGAAGGGCAGATCAACAAATATTTCGGAGAGGTCTGCCTCCTCGAGCAGGCTTACGTCATCGACCCCGACCAGAAGGTCGGCAAGGTCATTGATGCCCTGGCCAAGGAGATGGGCGGCGAAGTGAAACTCAGTAACTATGTCCGCTACCAGCTCGGCGAGGGGATCGAGAAGCGTGCCGACGATTTTGCCGCGGAAGTGGCCGAACTCACCAAATAGACCGGCGAGGAGCATGACAGCAGATAATCCCAAATATTCCCGCATCCTGCTCAAGCTCAGCGGTGAGGCCCTGGCCGGCGGGCAGGGTTACGGCATCGATCCCGAAGTCATCGCCTCCATCGCCACCGAAATCAAGGAGGTGGGCGAGCTTGGCGTTCAGGTGGCTCTCGTTATCGGGGGCGGCAATATCTTCCGCGGCGTGGCCGCGGCTTCCCAGGGGATGGACCGCTCCAGCGCCGACTACATGGGGATGCTTGCCACGGTCATGAACAGCCTGGCGATGCAGGATGCTCTCGAGAAGGTCGGTGTGGTCACCCGGGTTCAGTCGGCGATCGAGATGCAGGCCGTCGCCGAACCATATATCCGGCGCCGGGCGGTTCGCCACCTCGAGAAGGGGCGCGTGGTCATCTTCGGCGCCGGAACCGGTAATCCCTACTTCACGACCGATACGGCCGCAAGTCTGCGGGCCATGGAGATCGGTGCCGACGTCATTCTCAAGGCGACCAAGGTCGACGGCGTCTACAGTGCCGATCCCGCCAAGGTCAAGGACGCCGTCAAGTTTGCCAGCCTCAGCTATTTGGATGTACTGAAGAAGGGTCTTCAAGTCATGGATGCTACAGCGACCTCGCTGTGCATGGACAATAACCTGCCGATCGTGGTTTTCAACCTGACCCACAAGGGCAACATCAAAAGGGTGGTTCTCGGCGAACCGATCGGGACAATTGTCAAAGGAGAGTGAGATCCATGTATGATGACGTCGTCAAGGCAGCCCGGGGTGGAATGGATAAGGCCATCGAGGCGCTGAAGAAGGGGTTCAACAAGGTCCGCACCGGACGTGCCTCCACCACCCTCATGGACGAGATTCGGGTTGACTACTACGGAACCCCGACGCCCCTCAATCAGATCGGGACCATGGCAGTTCCCGAGCCGCGGCTGATCACTATCACGCCGTGGGAAAAACAGCTGATTACCGAAATCGAAAAGGCCATTCTCAAGTCGGACCTTGGGCTCAACCCCAGTTCGGACGGCCAGTTGGTGAGGATCGCCTTTCCGGTGCTGACCGAAGAGCGCCGCAAGGAGATGGTCAAGGGGATCAAACGGATGGGCGAGGAGGCCAAAGTCGCCATCCGGAATTCCAGGAGAGATGCCAACGAGGGGTTGAAAAAGCTCGAGAAGGAAAAGGAAATCTCGGAAGACGAACAGAAACGCGGTGAAAAAGAGATCCAGGATCTCACCGATAAATATGTGAAAAAGATTGACGAAGTCGTAGCGGCCAAGGAAAACGAAGTGATGGAGATTTAGTCTCTCCGTCCGACAACCCCAAAGGAGGAAACAAAACATGAAAATCAATGAAGAATGCATTGCTTGTGGCACCTGTGTTGACACCTGCCCGGTTGGCGCCATCGTCGAATCCGGGGACACCTACATCATCAACGACGACTGCACCGATTGCCAGGCCTGTGTTGACAGCTGCCCCGTAAGCGCCATCGTCGAGTAATCGATGATCCCTGCGCCCACGGGCTCAGCCGTTGAGAACAGATGTTGGCATAAATGACATCAATGAAAGAAACCCCCTTCAGATTTGAAGGGGGTTTCTTTTTGGCCTTTTACATACAAATCCCGGTTCCTTCAGAGCGATTTTTCTTCCGCCAACCTCCAGAAAGCCAGCACGCTGGAACGTTGCAGATTGCGTTTCGTCGAACAGAGCCCGACCACGTACGGTTCGAGTCGAGGGGCTTTCCCCAGGATCTGGATCTCGTCGCGGAAAGGGCTGCGGTCCAGGACCAGTTGCGGAACAACGCCGACGCCGCAACCGAGCCTGACCATTGGAATGATCGCCTCGTTGCCGGAGACTTCAGAACTGATATTCGGCGTGATGCGGTTGCTCTTGAGCCACTTGTCGAGCCGCCGGCGCGACAGGCCGGCCCGGGGCAAAACCAGCGGCGCCCGCGACAGGTCGAGTTGCCCCTGGATGGCCGCCGCGATCGAATCGTCCGGCTGTTGCGGGGCAATGAAGATCAGCGGGGTGGTGGTGATCGGCAGAAACTCGATCTGCGAACGATCCCGGTCGGGCAGCGCCGCCACCGCAAGGTCGATTTCTCCGGTCTGCACCTGGCTCACGGCCTGCTCGGCCGTGCCTGTGCGCAGATCGAGCTGGACCTTGGGATAGGCACCGCGATACGATTCCAGCAGGTTCGGCAGCAGGCTGTAGACGGCGGTGATCGAGGCATAGATGGAGAGCGCCCCGGCAATCGCCTGCTCAGCCTGGATCTCCGCATGGAAACGCTGCCACTCCTGCAGCGCCTGGCGGGCGTAGATGCGGAACTGTTCTCCAGCCGCAGAGAGGGAGACCGTCCGGTTGTCCCGCAGGAAAAGCGGCTGTTCGACCTCTTCTTCGAGCCGCTGGATGGTTCGGGTCAGAGCCGACGGGCTCAGATTGCACGCCTGGCTGGCCCGCTTGAAATGGAGCAGGTCGGCGACGGTGAGAAAAATTTCGAGTTCGCGGATATCCATGCAGGACCTCTCTGCCGATGGCCACCTCTACAGGCGTCACTGAGATGAAAAGATAAACGGTCGGATTCTGCTATGCTGTTGCACTGTCGGGGTCACTTTTCAGCCGCCGGAGAATATGGTGTTGCGGTGAGGGCAACATTGTGTGCATAAAAAATCAATTTACGCAATGTTAACTTTCCGCTATGGTACGCACCATCCACTCTTGCCTGCCGTTCACACACAGCCATAAATAAGGGAGAATTCACCATGGGTCAGAATTATTTCAACACACTGCCGTTGCGTCGTCAGCTGGAGGAACTCGGGACCTGCCATTTCATGGACAGCAGCGAGTTCAACGGCGTCGACTACCTCAAGGGGAAAAAGATCGTCGTCGTCGGCTGCGGCGCCCAGGGCCTGAACCAGGGCCTGAACATGCGCGACAGCGGTCTCGACGTCGCCTACGCCCTGCGCAAGGTCGAGATCGACGAAAAGCATATCTCCTGGCAGAACGCCACCGAGAACAACTTCGAGTTCGACACCATCGAAAACATGGTCCCCAAGGGCGACCTGGTCCTGAACCTGACCCCGGACAAGTACCATTCCCCGGTCGTTAACCACATTATGCCCCTGATGAAACAGGGTGCCTGCCTCTCCTATTCCCACGGCTTCAATATCGTCGAGGAAGGGATGCAGATCCGTAAGGACCTGACGGTTATCATGGTTGCGCCCAAGTCCCCCGGTTCGGAGGTTCGCGCCGAGTTCCTGCGCGGTTTCGGCGTGCCGACCCTGATCGCCGTCCACGGTGAGAACGATCCCAACGGCGACGGCCTCGATATCGCCAAGGCGTACTGCTGCGGTACCGGCGGCGACAAGGCCGGCGTGCTGCTGTCCTCCTTCGTGGCCGAAGTCAAATCGGACCTGATGGGCGAGCAGACCATCCTCTGCGGCGTGCTGCAGACCGGTTCCATCCTCTTCTACAACAAGATGGTCGCCTCCGGCATCGACTCCGGGTATGCCGCCAAGCTGATCCAGTACGGCTGGGAGACCACCACCGAAGCTCTCAAGCACGGCGGCATCACCAACATGATGGACCGGCTCTCCAACCCGGCCAAGCTGAGGGCTTTCGCGCTGGCCGACGAACTGAAGGAGATCATGACTCCTCTGTTCGAGAAGCATATGGACGACATCATGTCCGGGCATTTCTCCGAGACCATGATGGCGGACTGGGCCAACAACGACGCGGACCTGCTGCGCTGGCGTGAAGAGACCAACAACGAGCCCTTTGAAAAAGCCGAAGCGCAGACCGCGGAGATCCCCGAGCAGGAGTACTTCGATAACGGCATCCTGATGGTGGCCATGGTCAAGGCGGGTGTCGAGCTGGCCTTCGACACCATGGTGGCCGCCGGCATCAAGGAGGAGTCGGCCTACTACGAGTCGCTGCACGAGACGCCTCTGATCGCCAACGTCATCGCCAAGAAGAAGCTCTACGAGATGAACAAGGTCATCTCCGACACGGCCGAGTACGGCTGCTACCTCTTCGCTCACGCCGCCGTGCCGCTGCTGAAGGACTTCATGGACACGGTCGGTACCGACGTGATCGGCAAGGGGCTCGAGCTCAAGGACAACGGCGTCGACAACCAGATGCTGGTGGCCGTCAATGCCGAGATTCGCGGAACCCTGATCGAAGAGGTCGGCGAGGAACTGCGTGAGGTTATGGAGGGCATGCAGGCGATCGCCTCGGCCTGAGCAACGGCAATCCAGAAACAATGACAAAAAGACCCCGTCTAGCGACGGGGTCTTTTTGTCTGGAAGGGTTTGAGCGTTGGGAGGATCTTGATTCCTCAGCTTTTAACGGGCTGGCCGCTCATTTTTTCTGAACATCAGCCCTTCAGGGGCGGCCTGTTTTTTCCCTTGCCAACAGACCCCGCTCCACTTGCCCGGAAGCATGTTTCATGCTAGGGTGATCCCCTTTTCGACAGCCCCTCTGCGTGAGTGTTGCACATGTCTTACCCACAGCACCTGGCCATTATTATGGATGGGAACGGCCGCTGGGCCGAACAACGCCGGTTGCCCCGGATTGCCGGGCATCGCAGGGGTGTGGAGACCGTTCAGGAAATCGTTAAGGAATGCCGTTCTCTTGGCATCCCCCACCTGACCCTCTACGCTTTCAGTTCGGAGAACTGGGGGCGTCCGCATGATGAGGTGGGAGCCCTCATGGAACTGCTCGGCCTCTTCCTGAAGAGGGAATTGCAGACTATGCTCGCCAACGACATCCGGCTGAAGGTCATCGGCGAGGTCGGGCGACTGCCCGGCAAGGTTCGCGAAATTCTGGAGCAGACCGTCTCCCGCACCGCCGCCAACTCTGGAATGGTCTTGACCCTCGCCCTTTCCTACGGGGCCCGGAACGAACTGCTCCGGGCGGTGCGCGACGTCGCCGAGGAGGTGCGGGCGGGGAGGGTCGAGCCCGAAGCGATTGACGAGTCCTGCTTTGCCGGGCACCTGGATACCGCCGAGCTTCCCGACCCGGATTTCCTTATTCGCACCAGCGGCGAGATGCGCATCAGCAATTTCCTGCTCTGGCAACTTGCCTATG from Desulfuromonas sp. encodes:
- the lptG gene encoding LPS export ABC transporter permease LptG, encoding MTLLTRYILGHFRRFFILALGAFTGLYLLVDFFEKADDFIEHQAPLAAYFVYFANSIPVIVVQIVPLAVLLGVFLTLGGLSRTNELTAMRSGGVGLWRLTMPLLHVSLAISVVVLLSNEFLVPVCARQANHTLRVDVQGKPEISARRDRIWYREGNTIVNIRLAQPEQNALQGISLFEFDPQFHLQRRIDAPAASYSAGSWTFRNITERSIAPPPMGISGVDRYPLMTISLSKTPEDFRTPRPRTEEMGYRELAGQVHKLENEGFNPTRFRVDLQARLATPFANLIMAFLGIPFALHKGRGANLAVGIALSVGIGITYHIIQAMLLAFGYAAVVPPLVAAWSANLLFALIGVWLLLTARD
- the pyrH gene encoding UMP kinase, which translates into the protein MTADNPKYSRILLKLSGEALAGGQGYGIDPEVIASIATEIKEVGELGVQVALVIGGGNIFRGVAAASQGMDRSSADYMGMLATVMNSLAMQDALEKVGVVTRVQSAIEMQAVAEPYIRRRAVRHLEKGRVVIFGAGTGNPYFTTDTAASLRAMEIGADVILKATKVDGVYSADPAKVKDAVKFASLSYLDVLKKGLQVMDATATSLCMDNNLPIVVFNLTHKGNIKRVVLGEPIGTIVKGE
- the lptF gene encoding LPS export ABC transporter permease LptF, whose product is MAPLPWQGKNRCKSGLQPPLTVITSAPMSATRIHRYIAREVTVPAGLGLLIFTFVLLMGRVLKLVEMVINKGVPAGEIVELFLSLMPAFLVITIPLAFLLGVLLAFSRLSADSEIIALNSSGVSLAQMFRPVLALSVLASLATGYLTLWAEPTSRASFRHQVFKIASSRASVGIQPRVFNDEFEGLVLYANDIQERTGTMEGLFISDEREGSTPAIILARGGRIISDREALTLTLRMEDGAIHRRPQDREGDSYQIVSFDVYDVNLNMGRELAPSKTRPQKAKEMTTAKLRATLLDDNNRANDPGLTAELHKRFALPMAPLLFALIGVPLGVHSSRTGRGAGFSLALGVALIYFLLFSGAKTVAEEGMFPPALAIWTPNILGLIAGVVLFRLTAQEKRPALMDWIPDRLNKAKTFFIRKAGR
- a CDS encoding 4Fe-4S binding protein; amino-acid sequence: MKINEECIACGTCVDTCPVGAIVESGDTYIINDDCTDCQACVDSCPVSAIVE
- a CDS encoding IPT/TIG domain-containing protein encodes the protein MHFVRIFLALGLVLPVVSLAQEITAVYPARTVPGGSVTITGGPFGEDALVVLGDQAVEPKDRQTDKLVFTVPALLEGEYTLLVQEGESVSAGTHTLTVIEPTPRIISLDPRNLETCSLDPDHRVVAEIHHVLPGASLLLDSKILPHERIDQGRLAFRPPSLAAGIYGIQVVNPGGARSLPQSLWVNDIPKIDSVTQGEDFVSYYQLIITGKNFFPNSALVVTESAIGFSDTPPQQNFIFSKAPSTARGFQRIGDHTVYVDCATLIYNRYPYSSQPKDLTLLIVNPDGKRTANHHLSAP
- the tsf gene encoding translation elongation factor Ts, whose product is MAKITASMVAELRAKTGAGMMDCKKALNETNGNIEEAVDFLRKKGLSSAAKKSGRIASEGMVAAIGNGNCGVLVEVNAETDFVAKNEGFQKFAAGVAQAALDAAPADLDALLASDFPGTGRTVGEEQTHQVATIGENINVRRFARSEVPEGAVVSYVHGAGKIGVLVELTCANGDDERLSTLGRQLAMHVAAANPQYLSRDQVPGDVVEKEKEIMRVKAKDSGKPDNIVEKIIEGQINKYFGEVCLLEQAYVIDPDQKVGKVIDALAKEMGGEVKLSNYVRYQLGEGIEKRADDFAAEVAELTK
- a CDS encoding isoprenyl transferase, whose product is MSYPQHLAIIMDGNGRWAEQRRLPRIAGHRRGVETVQEIVKECRSLGIPHLTLYAFSSENWGRPHDEVGALMELLGLFLKRELQTMLANDIRLKVIGEVGRLPGKVREILEQTVSRTAANSGMVLTLALSYGARNELLRAVRDVAEEVRAGRVEPEAIDESCFAGHLDTAELPDPDFLIRTSGEMRISNFLLWQLAYAELYFTEALWPDFSSRELHRALEEFGRRQRRFGLTGAQVQKPARRQGEKNH
- the ilvC gene encoding ketol-acid reductoisomerase, with the translated sequence MGQNYFNTLPLRRQLEELGTCHFMDSSEFNGVDYLKGKKIVVVGCGAQGLNQGLNMRDSGLDVAYALRKVEIDEKHISWQNATENNFEFDTIENMVPKGDLVLNLTPDKYHSPVVNHIMPLMKQGACLSYSHGFNIVEEGMQIRKDLTVIMVAPKSPGSEVRAEFLRGFGVPTLIAVHGENDPNGDGLDIAKAYCCGTGGDKAGVLLSSFVAEVKSDLMGEQTILCGVLQTGSILFYNKMVASGIDSGYAAKLIQYGWETTTEALKHGGITNMMDRLSNPAKLRAFALADELKEIMTPLFEKHMDDIMSGHFSETMMADWANNDADLLRWREETNNEPFEKAEAQTAEIPEQEYFDNGILMVAMVKAGVELAFDTMVAAGIKEESAYYESLHETPLIANVIAKKKLYEMNKVISDTAEYGCYLFAHAAVPLLKDFMDTVGTDVIGKGLELKDNGVDNQMLVAVNAEIRGTLIEEVGEELREVMEGMQAIASA
- the ilvY gene encoding HTH-type transcriptional activator IlvY; the encoded protein is MDIRELEIFLTVADLLHFKRASQACNLSPSALTRTIQRLEEEVEQPLFLRDNRTVSLSAAGEQFRIYARQALQEWQRFHAEIQAEQAIAGALSIYASITAVYSLLPNLLESYRGAYPKVQLDLRTGTAEQAVSQVQTGEIDLAVAALPDRDRSQIEFLPITTTPLIFIAPQQPDDSIAAAIQGQLDLSRAPLVLPRAGLSRRRLDKWLKSNRITPNISSEVSGNEAIIPMVRLGCGVGVVPQLVLDRSPFRDEIQILGKAPRLEPYVVGLCSTKRNLQRSSVLAFWRLAEEKSL
- the frr gene encoding ribosome recycling factor, whose protein sequence is MYDDVVKAARGGMDKAIEALKKGFNKVRTGRASTTLMDEIRVDYYGTPTPLNQIGTMAVPEPRLITITPWEKQLITEIEKAILKSDLGLNPSSDGQLVRIAFPVLTEERRKEMVKGIKRMGEEAKVAIRNSRRDANEGLKKLEKEKEISEDEQKRGEKEIQDLTDKYVKKIDEVVAAKENEVMEI
- the rpsB gene encoding 30S ribosomal protein S2, giving the protein MAQITMKQLLEAGVHFGHQTKRWNPKMKPYIFGARNGIYIIDLQKTVRYFRTAYSFIQGIVEKGDKVLFVGTKKQAQDSIVEEAARADQYYVNNRWLGGMLTNFATIKGSIDRLKKIETMASDGTYDLLTKKEALELERERIKLEKNLGGIKGMTKLPGAIFVIDPKKETIGVKEARKLGIPVVAVVDTNCDPQDIDYIIPGNDDAIRAIRLFASRMADACIDGAEARQAALRTESEGKEPAVEEKAAPAAAEAAPAAPAAPAAPAAPAAPAAPAAPAAAEAAPAAAEAAPEKPATES